The following are from one region of the Pocillopora verrucosa isolate sample1 chromosome 3, ASM3666991v2, whole genome shotgun sequence genome:
- the LOC131772280 gene encoding UPF0547 protein C16orf87 homolog, with the protein MVVKRCPNCDQTLPVACKSCPCGHIFISRKLHQAQVKKEGENVNVLERDKRLRPERPKKENPDFDYEFPENLVWVNKDQMPLPLTQKDTVRIEKLQEKQISQISQLPQTIDGVVLPKKRGRPKGSKNKVKTDSVTGEVIHPQPQPVQLDEDGMPIKRKRGRPKGSKNKPKPQSLLSPNKSVKNGNDDGEDQTSSGSDNKEPVDVMPQISREKAEMYSLILSDINQKMMSQSCMKYV; encoded by the exons ATGGTGGTAAAACGATGCCCAAACTGCGATCAGACG CTCCCTGTGGCATGCAAATCATGTCCATGTGGTCACATTTTTATCAGCCGAAAACTGCATCAAGCTCAAGTCAAAAAAGAAg GAGAGAATGTGAATGTTCTAGAACGTGACAAAAGACTCCGTCCTGAGAGGCCTAAGAAGGAAAATCCAGATTTTGATTATGAATTCCCTGAAAATCTTGTTTGGGTCAACAAAGACCAGATGCCTCTTCCTTTAACTCAGAAAGATACTGTCAGAATTGAGAAATTACAAGAGAAACAGATATCACAGATATCACAG CTTCCTCAAACTATTGATGGTGTGGTTCTTCCCAAAAAGAGAGGTCGGCCAAAAGGATCAAAGAACAAAGTTAAGACTGACTCTGTTACAGGGGAAGTTATTCATCCACAACCACAG CCAGTTCAGCTTGACGAAGATGGCATGCCAATAAAACGAAAGAGAGGTCGTCCAAAAGGCTCCAAAAATAAGCCAAAACCACAATCCCTTTTATCCCCAAACAAGTCAGTTAAGAATGGAAATGATGATGGTGAAGATCAGACATCCAGTGGATCTGATAACAAAGAACCTGTGGACGTCATGCCACAGATTTCTCGTGAAAAGGCTGAGATGTACTCCCTAATTTTGAGTGACATCAACCAAAAAATGATGTCACAGTCATGCATGAAGTATGTGTAA